In a genomic window of Nitrospira sp. ND1:
- a CDS encoding glycosyltransferase family 4 protein, with product MTIGQTRRDRLRFVFLAADPFPPVRPDVMTLFGRELIRLDHQITWILTSKNPAEPRLELLWPCGPLYLGGRRSGTSFVTNLYNRWRDLLNDLKLIKILRTGSFDFVQLKDKFLAVIPTILIAKWYKTPFFYWLSFPYPEEAQYLADESHGPTRYYQLVRYWLFNLILYKIALPAASHVFVQSTRMKTTLVIHGISPEKITPVPMGVSLVDIPQLTPTQNTNAREPNQPYYLVYLGSLSHLRKLGFLLRAFTIIQRAEPRTHLVFVGGGNCQEDEHALKEEAHALGLQSLLTITGLLPRQEAWAHVLKADVCLSYIPPSPVFDVGSPTKLVEYLALNKAVVANDHPEQREILTQSGAGLCVASTEQAFAEGVLHLLSHPEEAKLMAERGRPYIASRRDYPLLAEMLEQKYFTILQRHSNS from the coding sequence ATGACCATCGGGCAGACGAGGCGAGACAGATTGCGATTCGTTTTTCTGGCAGCCGACCCCTTTCCTCCAGTTCGCCCAGATGTGATGACCTTGTTTGGTCGGGAGCTTATTCGCCTGGATCATCAGATTACCTGGATACTCACCTCTAAAAATCCAGCTGAGCCGCGGCTGGAATTATTATGGCCCTGTGGTCCGCTATACCTTGGTGGGCGGCGAAGTGGTACCAGTTTTGTAACCAATCTGTATAATCGGTGGCGTGACCTCCTAAACGACCTGAAGCTCATTAAGATTCTCCGAACCGGATCCTTTGATTTCGTGCAGCTGAAAGACAAGTTTCTGGCTGTCATCCCGACGATATTGATCGCCAAGTGGTACAAGACTCCCTTTTTCTATTGGCTCTCATTTCCTTACCCGGAAGAGGCCCAGTATCTTGCCGATGAGAGCCACGGACCGACGAGGTACTACCAGCTGGTACGATACTGGTTATTCAACCTAATTCTCTACAAGATTGCGCTCCCGGCTGCATCACATGTGTTTGTTCAAAGCACCCGCATGAAAACCACTCTTGTAATACACGGCATTTCTCCCGAAAAGATTACTCCTGTGCCAATGGGAGTTTCGTTAGTCGATATTCCTCAGTTAACACCCACTCAAAATACTAATGCCCGAGAGCCAAATCAGCCATACTATTTAGTTTATCTGGGAAGCTTGAGTCATCTCCGAAAGTTGGGATTTCTTTTGCGCGCATTTACTATCATTCAACGCGCAGAGCCAAGGACCCATCTAGTTTTCGTGGGAGGAGGAAATTGTCAGGAAGATGAACATGCTCTGAAGGAAGAGGCCCACGCACTCGGACTTCAGAGTCTCCTCACCATCACCGGTCTACTCCCGCGTCAGGAGGCCTGGGCACATGTCCTGAAGGCCGATGTATGCTTGTCCTACATTCCACCTTCACCAGTTTTTGACGTGGGGAGTCCAACGAAACTAGTCGAATATCTAGCACTCAATAAAGCGGTCGTTGCAAATGACCATCCAGAGCAACGTGAAATTCTGACGCAAAGTGGAGCAGGACTGTGCGTAGCGTCAACCGAACAGGCGTTTGCTGAGGGGGTCCTTCATCTCTTGAGTCATCCTGAAGAAGCCAAATTGATGGCTGAGCGCGGTCGCCCCTATATTGCTTCGAGGCGCGATTATCCTTTGCTTGCTGAAATGCTTGAGCAGAAGTACTTCACAATCCTCCAGCGCCACAGCAATTCTTAG